The genomic window GATAAAATTTTAAATGCGCAGGTTGTATTAGTGATATCTAATAACCAAGAGGCAAAAGTGTTACAAAAAGCATCAAATAATAATATTCCAAATTTTGTTGTAAATGCAAAAAAATATCCAGATGAGAACCTTGATGAAAAAATTACTAAACTAATGCTTGAGTTCAAAGTTGATTATATATTTTTATCAGGTTATATGAAAAAGATTGAAGAAAATCTTTTAAAAAACTTTCCAAATAAAATCATAAACTCTCATCCTGCATTATTGCCAAAGTTCGGTGGAAAAGGGATGTA from Arcobacter sp. F2176 includes these protein-coding regions:
- the purN gene encoding phosphoribosylglycinamide formyltransferase — its product is MKRIGILSSHNGSGFDTLFEACEDKILNAQVVLVISNNQEAKVLQKASNNNIPNFVVNAKKYPDENLDEKITKLMLEFKVDYIFLSGYMKKIEENLLKNFPNKIINSHPALLPKFGGKGMYGRFVHEAVIKEKQKESGCTIHFVNENYDEGKYIIQEKISLTSDESVKTLEDKIKILEKKAIVNAFKKMLS